A stretch of Caldanaerobius polysaccharolyticus DSM 13641 DNA encodes these proteins:
- the rpsQ gene encoding 30S ribosomal protein S17, which translates to MERNARKVRIGTVVSNKMDKTIVVAVEDLVKHPLYGKRIKRTKKFKAHDEHNQCAIGDKVKIMETRPLSKEKRWRLVEIIERAK; encoded by the coding sequence ATGGAGCGCAATGCTAGAAAAGTCAGGATTGGAACGGTAGTCAGCAATAAGATGGATAAGACTATAGTGGTTGCAGTAGAAGATCTGGTGAAACACCCCCTTTACGGCAAGAGAATAAAGCGCACGAAAAAGTTCAAAGCTCATGATGAGCATAATCAGTGCGCCATAGGGGACAAAGTGAAGATCATGGAAACGAGGCCGTTGAGCAAAGAAAAGAGATGGAGGCTTGTGGAAATTATAGAACGGGCAAAATAA
- the rpmC gene encoding 50S ribosomal protein L29, producing MKARELRELTDEELERKMAELKEELFNLRFQMVTGQLDNPMRIKLIRKDIARIKTILRERELKLKAM from the coding sequence ATGAAAGCTAGGGAATTAAGGGAATTAACCGATGAAGAATTGGAGAGAAAGATGGCTGAACTCAAGGAAGAGCTGTTTAACCTGAGATTTCAGATGGTGACAGGACAACTGGATAACCCTATGAGGATAAAGTTGATAAGAAAAGACATTGCTCGGATTAAGACCATATTGCGAGAAAGGGAATTAAAGTTAAAGGCTATGTAG
- the rplP gene encoding 50S ribosomal protein L16, which translates to MLMPKRTKFRKMQKGRIKGNATRGNTITYGDYGIQALEPGWITANQIEACRVAITRFVKRGGKVWIKIFPDKPITKKPAETRMGSGKGNPEFWVAVVKPGRVLFEIGGVPEETAKEALRLAMYKLPIKTKFIKREEVGGEANES; encoded by the coding sequence ATGTTGATGCCGAAAAGGACAAAGTTCAGAAAGATGCAAAAAGGCAGGATTAAGGGCAATGCAACAAGGGGCAATACCATCACCTATGGGGATTATGGCATTCAAGCGCTGGAACCAGGGTGGATAACAGCGAACCAGATTGAAGCGTGCAGGGTGGCCATAACCAGGTTTGTAAAAAGGGGAGGCAAGGTTTGGATAAAGATCTTTCCCGACAAGCCCATAACTAAAAAGCCTGCTGAGACGCGAATGGGTTCAGGTAAGGGCAATCCGGAATTCTGGGTAGCAGTAGTAAAGCCAGGTAGGGTGCTTTTCGAAATAGGCGGCGTACCTGAAGAGACAGCCAAAGAGGCGTTGCGTCTTGCTATGTATAAGCTTCCTATAAAGACGAAGTTCATAAAGCGAGAAGAAGTGGGTGGTGAGGCCAATGAAAGCTAG
- the rpsC gene encoding 30S ribosomal protein S3: MGQKVNPNGLRLGIIRDWESRWFSNDKDFADNLLEDARLRKHIKTKLYDSGIARIEIERAANRTRINIHTAKPGMVIGKGGAGIEELKNELEKMTGKNIVINIIEVKKPELSAQLVAENIASQLERRISFRRAMKQAMMRTMRAGAKGIRTACSGRLGGAEIARTEHYHEGVVPLQTLRADIDYGFAEAHTTYGKIGVKVWINRGEILPNKGDKREEGVNSNVDAEKDKVQKDAKRQD; encoded by the coding sequence ATGGGACAAAAGGTAAATCCAAATGGCTTGAGGCTGGGAATAATAAGGGATTGGGAATCAAGGTGGTTTTCCAACGACAAAGACTTTGCTGATAATCTGCTAGAGGACGCAAGATTGCGAAAGCATATAAAGACAAAGTTGTACGATTCAGGCATAGCGCGTATTGAAATAGAGAGAGCTGCCAATAGGACGAGGATAAATATACACACGGCAAAGCCTGGAATGGTTATAGGTAAAGGCGGAGCGGGTATAGAAGAGCTCAAAAATGAGCTGGAGAAGATGACAGGGAAAAATATAGTCATCAACATTATAGAAGTAAAAAAACCTGAGCTCAGCGCTCAATTGGTGGCAGAAAACATAGCGTCACAATTGGAAAGGCGTATAAGCTTTAGAAGGGCAATGAAACAGGCCATGATGAGGACTATGAGGGCAGGAGCTAAAGGAATAAGGACGGCATGTTCCGGCAGGCTGGGTGGAGCTGAAATCGCCAGAACAGAGCATTACCATGAAGGCGTGGTACCTCTTCAGACGTTAAGGGCTGATATAGATTACGGGTTTGCTGAGGCTCATACCACCTACGGTAAGATAGGTGTGAAAGTGTGGATAAACAGAGGCGAGATTCTTCCCAATAAAGGCGATAAAAGAGAGGAAGGAGTGAACTCCAATGTTGATGCCGAAAAGGACAAAGTTCAGAAAGATGCAAAAAGGCAGGATTAA
- the rplV gene encoding 50S ribosomal protein L22, producing MEARATAKYLRLSPLKARLVVDMIRGKGVREAMAILNYTPNKAAYYLRKVLKSAVANAENNFNMNADNLYISEVYANPGPIIKRYKPRARGRADVMRRRTSHITVVVKER from the coding sequence GTGGAAGCCAGAGCAACAGCCAAATATCTGAGGTTGTCGCCGTTAAAAGCTCGCCTTGTGGTCGACATGATACGAGGCAAAGGCGTTAGAGAAGCTATGGCTATATTGAATTACACGCCTAATAAGGCCGCGTATTATCTGCGAAAGGTCTTGAAATCCGCAGTAGCAAATGCTGAAAACAACTTTAATATGAACGCGGATAATCTATATATATCCGAAGTTTACGCCAACCCAGGTCCTATAATAAAAAGGTATAAGCCGAGGGCAAGGGGAAGGGCTGATGTTATGAGAAGAAGGACTAGTCACATTACCGTTGTAGTTAAAGAGAGGTAA
- the rpsS gene encoding 30S ribosomal protein S19, whose amino-acid sequence MSRSLKKGPYVDQKLLKKIIAMNEKREKSIIKTWSRSSTIVPEMVGHTIAVHDGRKHVPVYITEEMVGHKLGEFAPTRKFGGHAGTEKTTSVK is encoded by the coding sequence ATGAGCAGGTCGCTGAAAAAAGGGCCTTACGTAGACCAGAAGTTGCTTAAAAAGATTATAGCTATGAACGAAAAGCGCGAAAAGTCTATAATAAAAACATGGTCCAGGAGCTCGACGATCGTCCCCGAAATGGTAGGCCATACTATTGCGGTACATGACGGCAGAAAGCATGTTCCTGTTTATATAACAGAGGAAATGGTGGGGCATAAGTTAGGAGAGTTTGCGCCTACCAGAAAATTTGGAGGCCATGCTGGAACCGAGAAGACTACGTCGGTAAAATGA
- the rplB gene encoding 50S ribosomal protein L2, with amino-acid sequence MGIKKYKPTSPGRRFMTVSTFEEVTKTEPEKSLTVSLKKKAGRNVYGRITVRHRGGGHKRLYRIIDFKRDKDGIPAKVASIEYDPNRTAYIALLNYADGEKRYIIAPYGLQVGDTVMSGENAEIKIGNALPLRNIPVGTIVHNVELVPGKGGQMVRAAGAAAQVIAKEGDYAQLRLPSSEVRMVRLDCKATIGQVSNLDHENISLGKAGRSRWLGIRPTVRGSAMNPVDHPHGGGEGKAPIGRPSPVTPWGKPTLGYKTRKKNKQSDKYIVRRRKK; translated from the coding sequence ATGGGAATAAAAAAGTATAAACCTACGTCCCCTGGCAGGCGTTTCATGACTGTTTCTACGTTTGAAGAGGTTACCAAAACAGAGCCAGAGAAGTCTCTCACCGTCAGCCTTAAGAAAAAGGCCGGGAGAAACGTATATGGCAGGATTACAGTAAGGCATAGGGGCGGTGGTCACAAGAGGCTATACAGGATAATAGACTTTAAAAGGGATAAAGACGGAATTCCTGCAAAAGTCGCCTCTATAGAATACGATCCCAATAGAACGGCGTATATAGCGCTTTTAAATTATGCGGACGGAGAAAAGAGGTATATAATAGCCCCTTACGGACTTCAGGTAGGCGATACGGTTATGTCAGGAGAAAATGCAGAAATAAAGATAGGCAATGCCCTTCCGCTCAGGAATATACCCGTAGGTACCATAGTCCACAACGTAGAATTAGTTCCAGGTAAGGGCGGTCAGATGGTAAGGGCTGCAGGAGCGGCGGCTCAAGTAATCGCAAAAGAGGGAGATTATGCTCAGCTGAGGTTGCCTTCTTCTGAGGTTCGCATGGTGAGGCTGGACTGCAAGGCGACTATAGGTCAGGTATCCAATCTGGACCATGAGAATATCTCGTTGGGAAAAGCAGGGCGCAGCAGGTGGTTAGGTATAAGGCCTACTGTTAGAGGATCGGCCATGAATCCAGTGGATCATCCCCATGGCGGTGGAGAAGGCAAGGCGCCTATTGGAAGGCCGTCACCTGTTACTCCTTGGGGCAAGCCTACATTGGGTTACAAGACCAGGAAGAAAAACAAGCAATCAGATAAGTACATCGTGCGCAGAAGAAAGAAATAG
- the rplW gene encoding 50S ribosomal protein L23, whose translation MATPYDIIIRPIITEKSMKLMEEKKYTFEVAKDANKIEIKKAVEQLFGVKVDKVYTMNIKGKKKRVGRFEGKTPDWKKAIVKLKPDSKTIEFFENV comes from the coding sequence ATGGCAACCCCTTATGATATCATAATAAGGCCGATTATTACAGAAAAGTCCATGAAGCTCATGGAAGAAAAGAAGTATACCTTTGAGGTAGCGAAAGATGCCAATAAAATAGAGATTAAGAAGGCTGTGGAGCAGCTGTTTGGCGTAAAAGTGGATAAAGTATATACGATGAACATAAAAGGGAAGAAAAAAAGGGTAGGAAGATTTGAAGGCAAAACGCCAGACTGGAAAAAAGCGATCGTAAAGCTAAAACCCGATAGCAAGACCATAGAGTTCTTTGAAAATGTGTAA
- the rplD gene encoding 50S ribosomal protein L4, whose protein sequence is MPRVPVYNVNAEQVGEIDLSDDIFGVEINVPVMHQAVVNYLANQRQGTHSTKTRGEVRGGGKKPWRQKGTGRARQGSIRAPQWIKGGVVFGPKPRDYSYRLPKKVKRLALKSALSSKVKDNEIIVLDELKLQQPKTKEIVKLLKNFNVDKKALIVLPDKDEIVERSARNIPGVETMVANNLNTYQVLRHNKFIVTKDAVRKIEEVFA, encoded by the coding sequence ATGCCGAGGGTTCCGGTTTATAACGTAAATGCTGAGCAGGTAGGTGAAATAGATTTAAGCGACGACATATTTGGTGTAGAGATAAATGTCCCTGTTATGCATCAGGCTGTGGTCAATTATCTAGCGAATCAAAGGCAGGGCACCCATTCTACCAAGACCAGAGGCGAAGTAAGAGGTGGCGGGAAGAAGCCCTGGAGGCAGAAAGGCACAGGACGGGCCCGACAGGGTAGCATAAGAGCTCCTCAATGGATCAAGGGTGGTGTTGTTTTTGGCCCTAAACCCAGGGATTACAGCTATAGGTTGCCGAAAAAAGTAAAAAGGTTGGCATTAAAATCAGCGCTGTCGTCAAAGGTAAAGGACAATGAAATTATAGTGCTGGACGAATTAAAGCTGCAGCAGCCAAAGACCAAAGAGATCGTCAAACTTTTGAAAAACTTTAACGTGGACAAAAAGGCTTTGATAGTTTTGCCTGATAAAGACGAGATCGTAGAGAGGTCAGCAAGGAATATACCTGGTGTAGAGACGATGGTAGCCAACAACCTCAACACTTATCAGGTATTAAGACACAATAAATTCATCGTGACAAAAGATGCGGTGCGCAAGATCGAGGAGGTGTTTGCGTGA
- the rplC gene encoding 50S ribosomal protein L3, which yields MKKAILGRKIGMTQVFREDGTVVPVTVVEAGPCVVVQKKTVDKDGYEAIQVGFMDVKESKLNKPLIGHFKKANVPYKRYLREFRIENAPYNVGDEIKVDTFSEGERVDVTGISKGKGFAGTIKRWNARRGPMSHGSKHHRKVGSLGASTFPARVLKGHHLPGRMGNERVTVQNLEVVKVDPEKNLMLIKGSVPGNKGSLLIIKDTVKVNK from the coding sequence TTGAAAAAGGCGATTCTCGGTCGAAAAATAGGTATGACCCAAGTATTTAGAGAGGATGGCACTGTAGTCCCCGTTACAGTAGTGGAGGCGGGTCCTTGCGTTGTTGTGCAAAAAAAGACAGTGGATAAAGATGGCTATGAGGCAATTCAGGTAGGATTTATGGATGTAAAAGAGAGCAAGTTAAATAAGCCTTTGATAGGCCATTTCAAAAAGGCAAATGTACCTTATAAAAGGTATTTGAGGGAGTTTAGAATAGAAAATGCACCGTACAACGTAGGCGATGAGATAAAAGTAGATACATTTTCGGAAGGTGAGAGGGTAGACGTCACTGGCATTTCTAAAGGTAAAGGATTTGCAGGTACAATAAAAAGGTGGAATGCCAGAAGGGGTCCTATGTCCCATGGTTCCAAGCACCATAGGAAAGTAGGATCGCTGGGCGCATCTACATTTCCTGCGAGGGTATTGAAAGGCCATCATCTGCCAGGCCGTATGGGCAACGAGAGGGTAACAGTTCAAAACCTGGAAGTGGTTAAAGTTGACCCGGAGAAAAATCTCATGTTGATAAAAGGTTCGGTACCTGGCAATAAAGGATCTCTTTTGATAATAAAAGACACTGTAAAAGTTAACAAATAG
- the rpsJ gene encoding 30S ribosomal protein S10 gives MAKQNIRIKLKAFDHAILDQSAKRIIETAKRTGADVSGPIPLPTEREVITILRAPHKYKDSREQFEIRTHKRLIDILNPTPKTVDSLMRLDLPAGVDIEIKL, from the coding sequence ATGGCCAAGCAAAATATAAGGATAAAGTTAAAGGCTTTTGATCACGCCATTTTGGATCAGTCGGCTAAGAGGATTATAGAAACAGCCAAGCGGACTGGAGCAGATGTATCGGGTCCCATACCTCTGCCAACTGAGAGAGAGGTAATCACCATATTGAGAGCACCGCATAAGTACAAAGATTCAAGGGAGCAGTTTGAGATAAGAACTCATAAGAGGCTTATAGATATATTAAATCCCACTCCCAAGACGGTGGATTCCCTTATGAGATTGGATCTCCCGGCAGGTGTTGATATAGAAATAAAGCTGTAA
- the tuf gene encoding elongation factor Tu → MAKAHYERTKPHINVGTIGHVDHGKTTLTAAITAVLATQGKAVKTAYDEIDKAPEEKARGITINTAHVEYETEKRHYAHVDCPGHADYVKNMITGAAQMDGAILVVSAADGVMPQTREHILLARQVGVPYIVVFMNKSDMVDDAELLEIVEMEVRDLLNEYEFPGDDTPIVTGSALKALECGCGKRECQWCGRYGELMDAVDSYIPTPQRETDKPFLMPIEDVFTITGRGTVVTGRVERGTLKVGEEVEIVGLSPERKKTVVTGVEMFRKILDEAQAGDNIGVLLRGVQREEVERGQVLAKPGTIHPHTKFTAQVYVLTKEEGGRHTPFFNGYRPQFYFRTTDVTGTIQLPEGVEMVMPGDNVTMTVELITPIAIEEGLRFAIREGGRTVGAGTVSSIIE, encoded by the coding sequence ATGGCAAAAGCGCATTATGAGAGGACGAAACCCCATATAAACGTGGGTACGATAGGGCACGTAGACCATGGGAAGACGACGTTGACAGCGGCGATAACAGCGGTGTTAGCGACACAGGGCAAAGCGGTAAAGACAGCGTACGACGAGATAGATAAAGCGCCAGAGGAGAAGGCAAGGGGTATAACGATAAACACGGCGCACGTAGAGTACGAGACAGAGAAGAGGCATTACGCGCACGTGGACTGCCCTGGTCACGCTGACTACGTAAAGAACATGATAACAGGTGCGGCACAGATGGACGGAGCGATACTGGTAGTATCAGCGGCAGACGGTGTTATGCCGCAGACGAGGGAGCACATACTGCTGGCGAGACAGGTAGGAGTGCCGTATATAGTAGTATTCATGAACAAGTCAGACATGGTAGACGACGCGGAGTTATTAGAGATAGTGGAGATGGAAGTAAGAGACCTGTTGAACGAGTACGAGTTTCCAGGAGACGACACGCCGATAGTGACAGGATCAGCGTTAAAGGCGTTAGAGTGCGGTTGTGGGAAGAGAGAGTGCCAGTGGTGCGGGAGATATGGGGAGTTAATGGATGCAGTTGACTCGTACATTCCGACGCCGCAGAGGGAGACAGACAAACCGTTCCTGATGCCGATAGAGGACGTATTTACGATAACAGGAAGAGGTACGGTAGTAACAGGAAGGGTAGAGAGAGGTACGTTAAAAGTAGGAGAAGAGGTAGAGATAGTAGGGTTATCGCCTGAGAGGAAGAAGACGGTAGTAACAGGAGTAGAGATGTTCAGGAAGATATTAGACGAAGCGCAAGCAGGAGACAACATAGGAGTATTGTTAAGAGGCGTACAGAGGGAAGAGGTAGAGAGAGGACAGGTATTGGCGAAGCCAGGGACGATACATCCGCACACGAAGTTTACGGCGCAGGTATACGTGCTAACGAAAGAAGAGGGAGGAAGGCACACGCCATTTTTCAACGGGTACAGGCCGCAGTTTTACTTTAGGACGACGGACGTAACGGGGACGATACAGTTACCCGAGGGAGTAGAGATGGTAATGCCAGGAGACAACGTGACGATGACGGTAGAGCTGATAACGCCGATAGCGATAGAGGAAGGTTTGAGGTTTGCTATAAGGGAAGGCGGAAGAACAGTAGGAGCAGGTACGGTGTCTTCAATAATTGAGTAA
- the fusA gene encoding elongation factor G has translation MPREFPLEKVRNIGIMAHIDAGKTTTTERILFYTGKVHKIGEVHEGNATMDWMEQEQERGITITSAATTCQWRGHKINIIDTPGHVDFTVEVERSLRVLDGAVAVFCAKGGVEPQSETVWRQADKYHVPRIAFVNKMDIMGANFYSVVDQIKKKLNATPVVMQLPIGKEDTFKGIVDLVKMEALIYEDDLGTVIEEQPIPDDMKELAEEYRVKLVEAAAEQDEELMMKYLEGEELTREEIIAAIRKGTINVEIVPVLCGSAYRNKGVQPLLDAVVDFLPSPVDIPPVKGMSPDSDEEIERKASDDEAFSALAFKVMADPFVGKLVFIRIYSGVLRSGTYVYNSTKGKRERIGRILQMHANHRTEMPEMYTGDIGAAVGLKDTTTGDTLCDEAHPIVLESMEFPEPVIHVAIEPKTKDAQEKMAIALQKLSEEDPTFKTYTDQETGQTIIAGMGELHLEIIVDRLQREFKVECNVGKPQVAYKETIRKPVKVEGKFIRQSGGHGQYGHVWLELTPRERGQGYEFVNKIVGGVIPKEYIPAVDAGVQEAMQSGILGGYEVVDVGVTLYDGSYHEVDSSDMAFKIAASMAFKDGMKKADPVLLEPVMKVEVVVPEEYMGDIMGDINSRRGRIEGMEPRGGAQVIRAYVPLAEMFGYATDLRSKTQGRGTYTMQFDHYEEVPKNIADQILKDR, from the coding sequence GTGCCTAGAGAATTTCCATTGGAGAAAGTCCGCAACATCGGTATAATGGCTCATATTGATGCCGGCAAGACCACTACTACTGAGAGGATACTGTTTTACACAGGAAAGGTGCACAAAATAGGTGAAGTCCATGAAGGCAATGCCACCATGGACTGGATGGAGCAGGAGCAGGAGAGAGGTATAACCATTACGTCGGCTGCTACTACATGCCAGTGGAGAGGGCACAAGATCAACATCATAGATACGCCCGGCCACGTGGACTTTACTGTGGAAGTAGAAAGGTCCTTGAGGGTATTGGATGGCGCTGTTGCCGTTTTTTGCGCTAAAGGCGGTGTAGAACCCCAGTCTGAGACCGTATGGAGACAGGCGGATAAATATCATGTACCCAGGATAGCTTTTGTCAATAAAATGGATATAATGGGTGCTAATTTCTACAGCGTGGTGGATCAGATCAAGAAGAAATTAAATGCTACGCCTGTGGTCATGCAATTGCCCATAGGCAAGGAAGACACCTTTAAGGGAATAGTGGATCTGGTAAAGATGGAAGCGCTGATCTACGAAGATGACCTGGGAACTGTTATAGAGGAGCAGCCTATTCCCGATGACATGAAAGAGCTGGCCGAAGAATACAGGGTAAAGCTGGTGGAAGCCGCTGCTGAACAGGATGAAGAGCTGATGATGAAGTACCTGGAAGGGGAAGAGCTTACCAGGGAAGAGATCATAGCAGCTATAAGAAAAGGCACTATAAATGTGGAGATCGTCCCTGTTTTGTGCGGTTCTGCTTACAGGAATAAGGGCGTTCAGCCCCTGCTGGACGCGGTAGTGGATTTCCTGCCTTCGCCTGTGGATATTCCACCTGTTAAAGGGATGTCGCCTGATAGCGATGAAGAGATTGAGCGCAAGGCTAGCGATGATGAGGCATTTTCTGCTTTGGCCTTTAAGGTAATGGCCGATCCTTTTGTAGGTAAGTTGGTATTTATAAGGATTTACTCTGGCGTGTTGAGATCGGGGACATACGTGTACAATTCGACAAAAGGGAAGAGAGAGCGTATCGGCAGAATACTGCAGATGCACGCCAATCATAGAACAGAGATGCCTGAGATGTACACAGGAGATATAGGAGCTGCAGTGGGACTCAAAGACACTACCACAGGTGATACGCTGTGCGATGAAGCGCATCCCATTGTACTTGAATCCATGGAATTCCCTGAGCCCGTCATACATGTTGCCATTGAACCAAAGACGAAAGATGCGCAGGAGAAGATGGCGATTGCTTTACAGAAATTATCAGAAGAAGATCCTACATTTAAGACGTATACCGATCAGGAGACAGGCCAAACCATCATTGCGGGCATGGGCGAATTGCATTTGGAGATAATTGTAGACAGGTTGCAGAGGGAATTCAAAGTGGAGTGCAATGTAGGAAAGCCGCAGGTGGCTTATAAGGAGACCATAAGAAAACCTGTCAAGGTAGAAGGCAAGTTCATAAGGCAGTCCGGTGGGCATGGTCAGTACGGACACGTCTGGCTGGAATTGACGCCTAGAGAGCGAGGACAGGGATACGAATTTGTCAACAAGATCGTTGGCGGCGTTATTCCAAAAGAGTACATCCCCGCAGTAGACGCAGGTGTCCAGGAGGCTATGCAGAGCGGTATACTGGGCGGATACGAAGTAGTGGACGTGGGCGTGACGCTATACGATGGTTCATACCACGAAGTAGACTCATCGGATATGGCTTTCAAGATAGCCGCTTCTATGGCATTTAAAGACGGAATGAAAAAAGCCGATCCAGTGCTTCTGGAGCCTGTCATGAAAGTGGAAGTTGTAGTGCCTGAAGAGTATATGGGCGATATAATGGGAGATATTAATTCCAGGAGAGGAAGAATTGAGGGCATGGAACCTAGGGGTGGTGCCCAGGTTATAAGAGCTTATGTGCCGTTAGCCGAGATGTTTGGGTACGCTACGGATTTGAGGTCCAAGACCCAAGGGCGCGGTACGTATACCATGCAATTTGATCACTATGAAGAAGTTCCCAAGAATATTGCGGATCAAATATTAAAAGACAGATAA
- the rpsG gene encoding 30S ribosomal protein S7 produces the protein MPRKGYKRRYTTMPDPVYGSYKVAKLINKTMYDGKKSLAQKIVYGAFDIIREKTGRDPVEVFEEALNNVMPVLEVRPRRVGGATYQVPMEVRPERRQSLGIRWLVEYARERKGRNMKEKLAAEILDALNNTGGSVKKKEDTHKMAEANKAFAHYRW, from the coding sequence ATGCCGCGAAAAGGTTATAAAAGGCGCTATACCACGATGCCCGACCCCGTCTACGGCAGCTATAAAGTGGCGAAGCTCATAAACAAAACCATGTACGATGGCAAGAAGAGCCTGGCTCAGAAAATCGTATATGGAGCATTCGATATAATAAGGGAAAAAACAGGAAGAGATCCTGTGGAGGTTTTTGAAGAGGCGCTGAACAATGTAATGCCTGTTCTTGAAGTGAGGCCCAGAAGGGTGGGCGGTGCCACATACCAGGTGCCGATGGAGGTAAGGCCAGAGAGAAGGCAGTCCTTGGGCATAAGATGGCTGGTGGAATACGCGCGGGAGAGAAAAGGCAGAAACATGAAGGAGAAATTGGCTGCAGAGATTTTAGATGCGCTGAACAATACAGGGGGCAGCGTCAAGAAAAAAGAGGACACCCACAAAATGGCGGAAGCGAATAAGGCATTTGCACACTACAGGTGGTAG
- the rpsL gene encoding 30S ribosomal protein S12 → MPTLNQLVRKARKKVAEKSASPALQGNPQKRGVCTVVKTVTPKKPNSALRKVARVRLTHGVEVTAYIPGIGHNLQEHSVVLVRGGRVKDLPGIRYKIIRGALDAAGVANRFQGRSKYGAKKPKK, encoded by the coding sequence ATGCCAACACTCAATCAGCTTGTGAGAAAGGCGAGAAAAAAAGTCGCTGAAAAATCTGCATCACCGGCACTTCAGGGCAATCCTCAGAAGAGAGGCGTGTGTACAGTGGTAAAGACTGTAACGCCCAAAAAGCCTAACTCTGCGCTCAGGAAGGTGGCAAGGGTAAGGCTTACCCATGGAGTAGAGGTTACGGCTTATATTCCAGGTATCGGCCATAACCTACAGGAGCACTCGGTTGTATTGGTCAGAGGTGGTAGGGTTAAAGATCTGCCTGGTATAAGGTATAAGATTATAAGAGGGGCACTGGATGCTGCAGGTGTTGCTAACAGGTTCCAGGGAAGATCAAAGTACGGTGCGAAAAAACCTAAAAAGTAA
- a CDS encoding ribosomal L7Ae/L30e/S12e/Gadd45 family protein — protein sequence MPDRPLRLLKSEKKAIGAKQTRKAIEAGLAKEVYIAKDAEHHVVERIIELCREKAINIVYIDTMDELGELCGIDVGAASIAVLE from the coding sequence ATGCCTGATCGGCCACTTCGGTTGTTAAAGAGTGAAAAAAAGGCAATAGGTGCAAAGCAGACGAGAAAGGCAATTGAAGCAGGCCTTGCTAAAGAGGTGTATATTGCTAAAGACGCTGAACACCATGTGGTGGAAAGGATAATTGAGCTGTGCAGGGAAAAGGCGATAAATATCGTGTATATAGATACCATGGATGAATTAGGTGAACTATGCGGTATAGATGTAGGGGCAGCATCTATTGCTGTATTGGAGTAA